The following coding sequences are from one Paenibacillus sp. JDR-2 window:
- a CDS encoding S16 family serine protease: MIKFKLNGRVRQAAGIFMIAVTLWVIVYAPTPLVVYEPGLAFETAPLVQRSGSGAGIQQTNSGADKQGVFLVTTIKLTDAKYWQALQSIWNKDFQIWSKDSVMKGLSEKDYLAQMTKDMLSSQNSAVEAAYRYAEIPYKITSVGLQPDDENKKIKITASDVGGPSAGLMFALQSLNLLLDQDFTRGLRIAGTGTIDKDGNVGPIGGIALKVVTADQAGAELFLAPKGNYEEAAAKAKELRSEMKVIPVTSLGSAIAAIQDEAGLTR, from the coding sequence ATGATCAAGTTTAAGCTGAACGGCAGGGTTAGGCAGGCGGCAGGGATTTTTATGATTGCCGTTACGTTGTGGGTCATAGTGTATGCTCCGACACCGCTTGTTGTCTATGAGCCTGGTCTTGCGTTCGAGACCGCGCCATTAGTTCAGCGAAGCGGCAGCGGCGCAGGAATCCAGCAGACCAATTCCGGAGCGGATAAGCAGGGAGTTTTTCTGGTTACAACCATCAAACTGACCGATGCGAAGTATTGGCAGGCGCTTCAGTCTATCTGGAATAAAGACTTTCAAATATGGAGCAAGGACTCGGTGATGAAAGGGCTGTCGGAGAAGGATTACCTGGCGCAGATGACCAAAGACATGCTTTCTTCGCAGAATAGTGCGGTGGAGGCTGCCTATCGCTATGCGGAAATTCCGTATAAAATAACGTCCGTTGGGCTTCAGCCAGACGATGAGAACAAGAAAATTAAGATCACGGCCAGTGACGTTGGCGGACCGTCTGCCGGTCTGATGTTTGCGCTGCAGTCTCTTAATCTCCTATTGGATCAAGATTTTACCCGGGGGTTAAGAATTGCGGGAACAGGAACGATCGACAAAGACGGGAACGTTGGGCCAATCGGCGGAATTGCCTTAAAAGTGGTTACGGCGGATCAAGCGGGGGCAGAACTGTTCCTCGCTCCAAAGGGTAACTATGAGGAGGCTGCGGCAAAAGCGAAGGAGCTTCGCAGCGAGATGAAGGTTATCCCCGTCACCTCGCTGGGCTCTGCAATCGCGGCTATACAGGATGAAGCAGGCCTTACTCGATAA
- a CDS encoding DUF1453 family protein → MNQFGSYIIPLLIILFVVYRRLKRSVGFQPFKPSRLKMRIGIFSIIGILLLASGFPHPAIYISDAIGIACGAVIAYYAIKHSRFEQREDTLFYRTHVGIETLVVLLFIGRIAFRIIEMFGAGGTTAMNPALNNETAQMQQYTNDPLTAATFFLLVAYYIGYYTFILRKSDEKAEVS, encoded by the coding sequence ATGAACCAGTTCGGCAGCTATATTATTCCCCTACTCATTATTCTGTTTGTCGTGTACCGGCGCTTGAAGCGCTCGGTAGGTTTTCAGCCTTTCAAACCAAGCAGGCTGAAAATGCGCATCGGTATCTTCAGTATCATTGGCATTCTGCTGCTGGCCTCCGGCTTCCCGCATCCTGCGATCTACATTTCCGATGCCATCGGTATCGCCTGCGGCGCGGTAATTGCTTATTATGCCATCAAGCACAGCCGTTTCGAACAGCGCGAGGATACGTTGTTTTACCGGACGCATGTCGGCATAGAGACCTTGGTTGTCCTGCTGTTCATCGGAAGAATCGCCTTCCGGATCATCGAGATGTTCGGCGCAGGAGGCACCACTGCCATGAATCCGGCGCTAAACAACGAAACGGCCCAAATGCAGCAGTATACGAATGATCCGCTGACCGCGGCAACTTTCTTCCTGCTTGTAGCTTATTATATCGGCTATTATACGTTTATCCTTCGCAAGAGCGACGAGAAAGCGGAGGTATCCTAG
- the rsmD gene encoding 16S rRNA (guanine(966)-N(2))-methyltransferase RsmD, giving the protein MRVIAGAAKGRTLKAVPGMNTRPTTDKVKEAIFSMIGPFFDGGLALDLFAGTGGLGIEAWSRGIERTIFIDREKISIDIIKLNTEAAGMGRHAEIYRNDADRALKLLEKRGIAFSIVFLDPPYRLTHMDELMADLAQRSLLEDGATIVVEHDAGHEYPDEMEHFILVRKQKYGDTAVTIYRYSPGGTDGGTSHADE; this is encoded by the coding sequence GTGAGAGTCATTGCGGGAGCGGCAAAAGGCCGCACGCTGAAGGCGGTTCCAGGCATGAATACTCGCCCGACGACCGATAAGGTGAAGGAAGCGATATTCAGCATGATTGGGCCGTTTTTCGACGGTGGACTGGCACTCGATTTATTCGCCGGCACCGGCGGACTCGGTATTGAAGCTTGGAGCAGAGGCATCGAGCGGACGATCTTTATCGACCGGGAAAAAATAAGCATTGATATTATTAAATTAAATACCGAAGCGGCAGGAATGGGACGGCATGCGGAAATATACCGCAACGACGCGGATCGCGCGCTGAAGCTGCTGGAGAAGCGGGGAATCGCGTTCTCTATCGTCTTCCTCGACCCGCCTTACCGCTTGACCCATATGGACGAGCTGATGGCCGATCTGGCGCAGCGGTCGCTGCTGGAGGACGGGGCGACCATTGTGGTGGAGCATGATGCCGGGCATGAGTATCCGGACGAGATGGAGCATTTTATTTTGGTAAGAAAACAAAAATATGGCGATACGGCAGTTACAATCTACCGTTATTCGCCCGGCGGCACAGATGGAGGAACCAGCCATGCAGATGAATGA
- the coaD gene encoding pantetheine-phosphate adenylyltransferase translates to MQMNENGRVAVYPGSFDPPTLGHLDIIRRSAKQFDHVIVAVLNNTSKSPMFTLDERKEMLREITRDIPNVSIDSFRDLLVRFMKSRKASVIVRGIRSVTDFEYELTLASTNQLLDEEIETIFMMTNPKYSYLSSSIVKEIAMFGGPVHELVPAPIESRLVEKYKARQSNG, encoded by the coding sequence ATGCAGATGAATGAGAACGGACGAGTAGCGGTCTATCCGGGGAGCTTCGATCCTCCGACATTGGGACATCTCGATATTATCCGCCGTTCGGCCAAGCAATTCGACCACGTCATTGTGGCGGTGCTGAACAATACAAGCAAAAGTCCGATGTTTACGCTTGACGAGCGGAAAGAGATGCTTCGCGAAATAACGCGCGACATTCCGAATGTGTCGATCGACAGCTTCCGGGATCTGCTCGTACGGTTCATGAAATCGCGCAAAGCCAGCGTGATTGTCCGCGGCATCCGATCGGTGACGGATTTCGAATACGAGCTGACGCTTGCCTCGACGAATCAATTGCTGGATGAAGAGATCGAGACGATCTTTATGATGACGAATCCGAAATATTCGTACCTTAGCTCCAGCATTGTGAAGGAGATCGCAATGTTTGGCGGACCGGTTCACGAGCTTGTACCGGCCCCCATCGAGTCACGTCTCGTTGAAAAATATAAAGCGAGGCAGTCGAATGGCTGA
- the fapR gene encoding transcription factor FapR gives MPKRQRHQLLAQLIDENPFMTDRELTRHLKVSIQTIRLDRMELGIPELRERMKLMAERSYDSVQSLPLHEVIGDIVDLQLDKSGISIFEIREEHVFSRTGIARGHHVFAQANSLAVAVIEEKIALTVTADIRFIRPVKLGEKCIAKAYVRSISGERHKSKVELFTYVGDEMVFQGNFVIYRSAGEGENEA, from the coding sequence ATGCCTAAGCGACAGCGGCATCAGCTGCTCGCACAATTAATTGACGAAAATCCGTTTATGACGGACCGGGAGCTGACCAGACATTTGAAAGTCAGCATTCAGACCATAAGGCTTGACCGGATGGAACTGGGTATTCCCGAGCTGCGCGAGCGGATGAAGCTGATGGCTGAGCGTTCTTACGATTCCGTTCAGTCCTTGCCGCTGCACGAAGTGATTGGTGACATTGTAGATTTGCAGCTGGACAAAAGCGGGATCTCGATATTCGAAATTCGGGAAGAGCATGTTTTCTCGCGTACGGGTATTGCCCGGGGCCATCATGTATTTGCCCAGGCGAACTCGCTGGCTGTTGCTGTTATTGAAGAGAAAATCGCTCTGACGGTCACGGCGGACATCCGCTTTATCAGACCGGTTAAGCTGGGCGAGAAGTGCATTGCTAAAGCTTATGTACGTTCGATATCCGGCGAGCGCCACAAGTCGAAGGTGGAGCTCTTTACCTATGTCGGGGATGAAATGGTGTTCCAGGGGAACTTCGTCATTTACCGTTCAGCAGGTGAAGGAGAGAACGAGGCATAG
- the rpmF gene encoding 50S ribosomal protein L32, with product MAVPQRRTSKTRRDKRRTHFKLAVPGMVKCEQCGELKLGHHVCKVCGYYKTKEIISQ from the coding sequence ATGGCAGTACCTCAAAGAAGAACATCCAAAACTCGCCGCGACAAACGTCGTACGCATTTCAAACTGGCGGTACCAGGTATGGTAAAATGCGAGCAATGTGGAGAGCTGAAACTTGGCCACCACGTATGTAAAGTGTGCGGATATTACAAAACGAAAGAGATTATTTCCCAATAA
- a CDS encoding nucleotidyltransferase: protein MRTVGLIVEYNPFHNGHQYHLRESVKIAKADAVVAVMSGHFLQRGEPAVMDKWARTEAALRGGCDLVLELPVAYATQAAEWFAYGAVATLEATGVVDAFCFGTESGEIEVLHEAAKLVAHEPPAFQNLLREALERGSSYPNAYSSAIASYLTSIGRADAADFPFAQPNHTLGLHYLIASERIGGKMLPYTIRREKSEYGQTTVTDSAIASATAIRKLLLEGGELEASRPLVPAGTFDVMQREWSSGRSPVSWNNFVHRLLHGVVTHTPNELAGYREMTEGLEYRLLQALPKLDHTGIEPLLDALKTKRYTRTKLQRSLLSILLRHKKEDFTSEKLTAGVQYIRVLGFTSKGQQLLRRMKKEAKLPALLSAARAPIESRYLELDTQASAVYMLAQPGHESAAAMYRDFTDKPIIIE from the coding sequence TTGCGAACGGTAGGACTAATTGTTGAGTATAACCCATTTCACAACGGTCATCAATATCATTTGCGCGAATCGGTCAAAATAGCAAAAGCCGACGCCGTCGTAGCCGTCATGAGCGGGCATTTCCTGCAGCGCGGAGAACCGGCCGTCATGGATAAATGGGCCAGGACGGAAGCAGCGCTGCGCGGCGGCTGCGATCTGGTCCTGGAGCTTCCCGTCGCCTACGCCACGCAGGCAGCGGAATGGTTCGCTTACGGAGCGGTCGCCACTCTCGAGGCAACCGGCGTCGTAGACGCCTTCTGCTTCGGTACGGAGAGCGGAGAGATCGAAGTACTGCATGAAGCGGCCAAGCTTGTTGCCCACGAGCCGCCAGCCTTTCAAAACCTGCTTCGGGAAGCATTGGAAAGAGGTAGCAGCTATCCAAACGCCTATAGCTCTGCAATTGCTTCCTACCTTACATCGATTGGCCGGGCGGATGCGGCGGATTTCCCATTTGCCCAGCCGAACCATACGCTTGGTCTTCATTATTTGATTGCGTCGGAACGGATCGGCGGGAAAATGCTGCCCTACACGATTCGCCGGGAGAAATCCGAGTACGGGCAAACGACGGTTACCGACAGCGCCATCGCCAGCGCTACCGCGATTCGCAAGCTGCTGCTTGAAGGCGGCGAGCTTGAAGCAAGCAGGCCGCTTGTTCCTGCCGGTACTTTTGATGTGATGCAGAGGGAATGGTCTTCCGGCAGAAGCCCTGTAAGCTGGAACAACTTCGTCCACCGGCTGCTGCATGGCGTTGTCACCCATACGCCGAATGAGCTTGCCGGCTACCGCGAAATGACGGAAGGGCTCGAATACAGACTTCTTCAAGCTCTGCCGAAGCTGGACCATACCGGAATTGAACCGCTGCTGGATGCGCTAAAGACGAAGCGTTATACGCGGACCAAGCTGCAGCGCTCCCTTCTTTCTATTCTGCTCCGTCACAAAAAAGAAGATTTCACATCAGAGAAGCTGACTGCCGGCGTCCAATACATCCGCGTACTTGGCTTTACAAGCAAAGGACAGCAGCTTCTGCGACGAATGAAGAAGGAAGCGAAGCTTCCCGCCCTGCTAAGCGCCGCCAGAGCTCCAATCGAGTCCAGATACCTTGAGCTCGATACGCAAGCGTCGGCAGTCTATATGCTGGCTCAGCCTGGACATGAATCGGCGGCAGCGATGTACCGCGATTTTACGGATAAGCCGATTATTATCGAGTAA
- a CDS encoding YceD family protein: MQFHVQETMSKGIKAKIDENLDVSALFKDRSDVISNGPLHVSLQVTGNEGSITVEGELSIDWELACSRCLDPVKLHTVIPVSDQFKPASDKDEEETEENEDDDVIAVTGDRLDLKPYVEEVLQLFMPFAPLCSNDCKGLCQNCGQNLNEQKCGCSTERIDPRMAVLKDLFKDEQ; the protein is encoded by the coding sequence ATGCAGTTTCATGTACAAGAAACGATGTCCAAAGGCATTAAGGCAAAGATTGATGAGAATCTGGATGTGTCCGCGTTATTCAAAGACAGATCCGATGTCATCAGTAACGGTCCGCTCCATGTGTCGCTTCAGGTAACAGGCAATGAAGGCTCGATTACGGTCGAAGGCGAATTGTCCATTGATTGGGAGCTCGCTTGCTCTCGTTGTCTTGACCCCGTGAAGCTTCATACGGTAATTCCTGTGTCCGACCAGTTCAAGCCGGCGTCCGACAAGGACGAGGAAGAAACGGAAGAGAACGAGGATGACGACGTTATTGCCGTAACAGGGGACAGGCTGGATTTGAAGCCTTATGTGGAAGAAGTGCTTCAGTTGTTCATGCCGTTCGCTCCATTATGCAGTAACGATTGCAAAGGACTGTGCCAAAATTGCGGACAGAACTTAAATGAACAAAAATGCGGCTGCTCTACCGAGAGAATTGACCCTCGTATGGCAGTGCTCAAGGATTTATTCAAAGACGAACAATAA
- a CDS encoding L,D-transpeptidase, with protein sequence MAVYRIIVDLSDRMLHLLDGNVVVNSYPVGIGKMVTQTPSGEYKIINKQENPGGPFGVLWMGLSKPHYGIHGTNDPSSIGRMVSHGCIRMYNEDVLALSDLVPIGTRVTIRP encoded by the coding sequence ATGGCCGTTTACCGAATAATCGTCGATTTGTCGGACCGGATGCTTCATCTGCTTGATGGAAATGTTGTTGTGAACTCTTATCCCGTTGGCATAGGCAAGATGGTTACTCAGACTCCGTCAGGAGAATACAAGATTATCAATAAACAAGAAAATCCCGGCGGACCTTTTGGCGTGTTGTGGATGGGATTGTCCAAACCGCATTACGGCATTCACGGCACGAACGACCCTTCCTCGATCGGAAGAATGGTCTCGCATGGCTGCATCCGGATGTACAACGAGGATGTGCTTGCTTTATCCGACCTCGTGCCGATTGGTACACGTGTCACGATTCGCCCCTAA
- a CDS encoding glucosaminidase domain-containing protein: MANLTRSQFIAALVPAVLQVRREGSSIFPSLRLAQCMLETGGVIHPWYNLGGIKVGSGTPNAYWHGEAVVKGTWEVVDGTLISMNSSFRAYNSVYHFMKDQDLLFATPRYVRVRAAVTPEQQATMLYVSGYATDPAYPSKLVTLINQYSLKQYDTAFASASSTTMFRSSQTIPILVDGLVAATGYLDGGTTWVAARALGEALGAAIGWTAGKVTVNGQPLDSRLDISTGYVMVRDLAAILNRKAVWEQATQTVTLKAADLP; the protein is encoded by the coding sequence ATGGCGAATCTGACAAGATCGCAATTTATTGCAGCGCTTGTCCCGGCGGTTCTGCAGGTCAGACGCGAAGGATCATCGATTTTTCCTTCCTTGCGGCTTGCGCAGTGTATGCTCGAGACAGGCGGAGTCATTCATCCTTGGTACAACCTCGGAGGTATTAAGGTCGGCTCGGGCACTCCTAATGCCTATTGGCATGGAGAAGCGGTGGTGAAAGGTACCTGGGAAGTGGTTGACGGAACATTGATCAGCATGAACTCGTCGTTCCGCGCTTATAACAGCGTGTATCATTTCATGAAGGATCAGGATCTGCTGTTTGCGACCCCACGCTACGTTCGCGTCCGCGCAGCCGTGACACCCGAACAACAAGCCACGATGCTGTATGTGAGCGGTTATGCGACGGATCCTGCTTATCCTAGTAAGCTGGTCACGCTCATAAACCAATATTCCTTGAAGCAGTATGATACGGCCTTTGCTTCCGCATCATCGACAACGATGTTCCGTTCCTCGCAGACGATTCCCATTCTGGTAGACGGTCTCGTTGCCGCGACCGGATACTTAGACGGAGGAACAACCTGGGTTGCTGCCCGGGCACTTGGGGAAGCGCTTGGAGCCGCTATCGGCTGGACCGCAGGCAAGGTAACGGTTAATGGCCAGCCGCTTGATTCCCGGCTCGATATTTCCACCGGCTATGTAATGGTTAGAGACTTGGCGGCGATATTAAACCGGAAGGCGGTTTGGGAGCAGGCAACCCAGACGGTCACTTTGAAAGCGGCAGATCTCCCTTAA
- a CDS encoding nucleoside recognition domain-containing protein yields the protein MARTILYAAISILMVAAIIRQPDEAFQASLQGLTIWWNIVFPGLLPFLVLFELIAAFGLIHGIGALLRPLMRSLFKLPGEAALPLLFGWLSGHQAGAEATAALRRDQLVTRGEGQRLLALSHMPNPLFMLVVIGAGFLHRPELGLFIALMVWLSALCTAGWISLFSRRRSPSHQLNAPHTAVASRGLMENVANAITTSRDRDGRSFGKVLGDAVSSGVQKLLVVGGFMIFAAVAARLALPLIQFVLPSGTAELLLPALLESHIGAYGAAVWQGPGITTAISAAAVAAILAWSGLSALLQSGYAITGTDLKLLPLIGARLLHALHAAAFALLLWKPAQAVLAMLPSRLTGATAAMLQDGVHWVRPSNAYEAVTALGLPSLWPYALTAVAVLAIVLLLMRAAAPRTPDLKKR from the coding sequence ATGGCACGAACGATTCTGTATGCGGCAATCTCGATTCTGATGGTTGCCGCTATCATACGTCAGCCGGATGAAGCGTTCCAAGCTTCCCTTCAGGGGCTGACCATCTGGTGGAATATCGTATTCCCCGGCCTGCTGCCCTTTCTTGTCTTATTTGAATTGATAGCTGCCTTCGGCCTTATTCACGGAATTGGCGCTCTCCTTCGTCCTCTGATGCGAAGCTTGTTCAAGCTGCCCGGCGAGGCTGCGCTGCCTTTGCTCTTTGGGTGGCTGTCCGGGCATCAGGCAGGCGCCGAAGCGACTGCTGCTCTTCGCCGAGATCAGCTGGTAACCAGAGGCGAAGGACAAAGACTGCTGGCCTTGTCCCATATGCCCAATCCTCTTTTTATGCTGGTTGTCATTGGAGCAGGCTTCCTGCATCGGCCTGAGCTTGGCTTATTTATAGCTCTTATGGTCTGGCTCTCCGCCCTCTGTACGGCGGGATGGATTTCGCTGTTCAGCCGGCGGAGGTCTCCCTCGCATCAGCTTAATGCCCCTCATACGGCGGTTGCTTCGAGAGGCTTGATGGAAAATGTAGCAAATGCGATTACAACAAGCCGCGACCGTGACGGCCGCAGCTTTGGCAAAGTACTTGGCGATGCGGTCTCTTCCGGCGTTCAAAAGCTGCTTGTTGTTGGCGGCTTTATGATTTTCGCTGCCGTAGCAGCCAGGCTGGCATTGCCGCTCATCCAATTCGTGCTGCCAAGCGGTACTGCCGAATTGCTGCTGCCGGCTTTGCTCGAGAGCCATATCGGTGCCTACGGGGCTGCCGTATGGCAGGGTCCAGGCATCACCACCGCCATAAGCGCCGCCGCTGTTGCGGCCATTCTAGCCTGGAGCGGCTTAAGCGCGCTGCTGCAGTCCGGTTATGCCATCACCGGCACGGATTTGAAGCTGCTGCCGCTGATTGGCGCCAGACTGCTGCATGCGCTGCATGCCGCTGCGTTCGCCTTGCTGCTGTGGAAGCCCGCACAAGCTGTTCTTGCCATGCTGCCAAGCCGCTTGACCGGCGCAACGGCAGCCATGCTGCAGGACGGCGTACACTGGGTGCGCCCTTCCAACGCGTACGAGGCCGTCACCGCACTTGGCCTCCCATCGCTGTGGCCGTATGCGCTGACGGCCGTCGCCGTTCTTGCTATAGTGCTGCTGTTGATGCGGGCAGCAGCGCCGCGTACCCCTGACCTGAAGAAGCGCTAA